The [Clostridium] celerecrescens 18A genomic sequence TTTCAATTATTTGGAGTACAACTCGACGATAAGCATTTCATTCACCGGAACATCAATCTCATCTCTTGTTGGTAACTCTTTTACAGTACCACGTAAATTCTCATGGTCAACATCAAGCCATGCCGGAACCATACGTCCTGCGGTTGATTCCTGAACACTTTTGAATCTTGAATTGGCTTTGCACTTCTCTTTAACTTCGATCACATCTCCAGCCTTAATTAAATAGGAAGGAATGTTTACGCATTTGCCGTTTACAAGAATGCTCTTATGGTCAACCATCTGTCTGGTCTCTCTTCTTGTTCTTCCGA encodes the following:
- the rpsD gene encoding 30S ribosomal protein S4 — translated: MAVDRVPVLKRCRSLGLDPIYLGIDKKSNRELKRANRKMSEYGIQLREKQKAKFIYGVLEKPFRNYYAKASRMNGLVGENLMILLERRLDNVVFRMGFGRTRRETRQMVDHKSILVNGKCVNIPSYLIKAGDVIEVKEKCKANSRFKSVQESTAGRMVPAWLDVDHENLRGTVKELPTRDEIDVPVNEMLIVELYSK